Proteins encoded by one window of Microplitis demolitor isolate Queensland-Clemson2020A chromosome 6, iyMicDemo2.1a, whole genome shotgun sequence:
- the LOC103572644 gene encoding 39S ribosomal protein L38, mitochondrial, protein MTSRLFNYLKSDLIVINYQQLRHGHKMRGKPPGVAKNLQQRLEELNRKDPEVDFKVDIGFQPSKMSRSALSAGYMEYVKQVRKNPEMERKARRKELLLDLEDVKKDWWSTSAPQQIKTISDHYGVYNDLFGDAYFYPVLPMDIKYEYNSSEIIPVVHRGNLIKSSETQQPPKINYEAAPDSLWTLLLTTPDANFTSRELEYCHWFIGNIPGNDIDKGDLLVDYMRPIPPMGMGLCRYIFVLYKQDKKIDFTEYKKEQPCLELEKRNWKTLDFYRKYQDIITPASIAFFQAEWDQSLKDFYHNTLQMKSPKFEYDFPAPYIRPQEWFPLKQAFNLYLDRYRDPKDINKDFLLKKLKKTHPFKGPERPLKYPRAYAFDQDMPSWLKTELVKEQLKQGRINDIE, encoded by the exons atgactaGTAGactctttaattatttaaaaagtgatttaattgttataaattaccAACAATTACGTCATGGACATAAAATGCGTGGAAAACCACCTGGTGTTGCTAAAAATCTTCAACAACGATTAGaag aacttAATCGTAAAGATCCAGAAGTTGACTTTAAAGTTGACATTGGGTTTCAACCCTCAAAAATGTCTAGGTCGGCACTTAGTGCCGGTTATATGGAGTACGTCAAACAAGTGAGAAAAAATCCAGAAATGGAAAGGAAAGCGCGTAGAAAAGAGt tGTTACTCGATCTAGAGGATGTTAAAAAAGATTGGTGGTCAACATCAGCACCTCAGCagataaaaacaatatctGATCATTACGGTGTctataatgatttatttggaGACGCGTATTTTTATCCAGTATTACCAATGGATATTAAATACGAGTACAATAGTAGTGAAATAATTCCAGTAGTTCATcgaggaaatttaattaagtctTCAGAAACTCAACAACCGCCAAAAATAAACTACGAAGCTGCACCTGATTCTCTTTGGACTCTACTGCTCACTACTCCTGATGCTAATTTTACTAGCAGAGAACTTGAGTACTGTCATTGGTTCAt tgGAAATATACCCGGTAACGATATTGATAAAGGCGATCTTTTGGTTGATTACATGAGACCTATTCCTCCAATGGGAATGGGAttgtgtagatatattttcgtacTTTATAagcaagataaaaaaattgattttactgAATACAAAAAAGAACAGCCTTG tttagaGTTGGAAAAACGTAACTGGAAAACATTGGATTTTTATCGTAAATATCAAGACATTATAACTCCCGCGAGCATTGCATTTTTTCAAGCTGAATGGGATCAAAGTCTGAAAGATTTTTACCACAATACGCTAc aaaTGAAATCTCCAAAGTTCGAGTACGATTTTCCAGCTCCGTACATTCGCCCTCAAGAATGGTTCCCCTTGAAACAGgcattcaatttatatttggACCGTTACCGTGATCCTAAAGACATAAACAAAGATTTCTTActgaagaaattaaaaaaaacacatcCTTTCAAAGGTCCAGAACGACCACTGAAATACCCACGAGCTTATGCCTTCGATCAAGACATGCCGTCGTGGTTGAAGACGGAATTAGTGAAGGAACAATTAAAACAGGGTAGAATTAATGATATTGAATAA
- the LOC103574011 gene encoding uncharacterized protein LOC103574011 has product MNKKILSVREYKIHGIKDSRWTIKDKIYQYKGAIKLYAIEAARQRKKLSKEIKILRDEIREYREILKEVKSGDRRRMHQVLQNDKNLQLAYQDRDPTVVYGAINQDFSLRRKQLDELLYFKKIKIKEFFDLKVLINNLEWTFLMNEYEEQNRLREPDRHQQKLAALYQKYVANRNYAESIRTTYLAMVKILKKDTVYFNAIIEALKEDKMEQCKVLLRGIFMGQLAAEELDDTREKYKRMARDVWKNMKERERTLNIVRSRVDDLRSDIRELVQVESNPELMAMTRKLRDDDDGLEENIKILEETFNKVKEILMARSYDELFDRFEEQARQKKRLLKKLENNLKERELLLNKKNCATLILADLNNSLISASGEYDKYYNRYKTDKREMLEEIKTSKKREKDFVKLEKSRSELLINVKCGLQNMLAMMIFVKPGLGGKKSPREKKRDKRKTSDLSDGKSSSRKPKSQFIDNAEYQLEKFDSDGKIVVLTLLNQVTKKANILFGLSNFEMTQEDEEKAKNLYQSYVAEKRSKIYQNNHAAEQKVMTVEHVCVDSSVMSRTDVKNQSKNIIEMYSRAD; this is encoded by the exons atgaataaaaaaattttgagtgtacGTGAGTATAAAATTCATGGAATAAAAGACAGCAGATGGACTatcaaagataaaatttatcagtataAAGGAGCGATAAAATTGtatg ctattGAGGCAGCGAGACaacgtaaaaaattatcgaaagaaataaaaattctgcgAGATGAAATTAGAGAGTACAGAGAAATCCTCAAAGAAGTGAAAAGTGGTGATCGAAGACGCATGCACCAAGTGTTACAGAATGACAAAAATCTTCAGTTGGCTTATCAAGACCGGGACCCAACC gTCGTCTACGGCGCGATTAATCAGGACTTTAGTTTACGACGTAAACAACTGGATGAGTTGTTATACTTTAagaagattaaaataaaagaattttttgatcttaaggtattgataaataat TTAGAATGgacatttttaatgaatgaataTGAAGAACAAAACCGTCTGAGAGAACCAGATCGTCATCAACAAAAATTAGCGGCGCTCTATCAAAAGTATGTCGCTAATAGAAATTATGCTGAATCAATTCGTACGACTTACTTAGCGatggttaaaatattaaaaaag GATACAGTTTACTTCAATGCAATAATAGAAGCTTTAAAAGAAGATAAAATGGAACAATGCAAAGTACTACTTCGTGGAATATTTATGGGTCAGTTAGCAGCTGAAGAGCTGGATGATACTCGagagaaatataaaagaatGGCTCGTGATGTTTGGAAAAATATGAAGGAGAGAGAAAGAACATTAAATATTGTACGCAGTAGGGTTGATGATCTCCGGTCTGATATACGAGAACTTGTACAAGTTGAG aGTAATCCAGAATTAATGGCAATGACTAGAAAATTgcgagatgatgatgatggattggaagaaaatattaaaattttggaagaaacttttaataaagttaaagaaattttGATGGCGCGATCTTACGATGAATTATTTGACAG atttgaAGAACAGGCGAGACAAAAAAAACGTTTACTTAAAAAGttagaaaataatcttaaagaacgtgaattattattaaataaaaaaaattgcgcgACATTAATTCTTGctgatttgaataattcacTGATATCAGCTAGTGGGGAATACGACAA gTATTACAATAGATATAAAACTGATAAAAGGGAAATGttggaagaaataaaaacgTCAAAAAAGCGGGAAAaagattttgtaaaattagaaaaatcacGGAgtgaattattaatcaatgtTAAATGTGGGTTACAAAATATGCTTGCAATGATGATTTTTGTAAAACCTGGTCTAGGAGGCAAGAAATCACCGCGTGAAAAAAAACGCGACAAACGTAAAACTTCAGATTTAAGTGACGGTAAAAGTAGTTCGAGAAAACCCAAAAGTCAATTTATCGATAATGCTGAGTatcaattggaaaaatttgactctgatggtaaa attgtagttTTAACGCTGCTTAATCAAGTGACCAAGAAAGCTAACATACTTTTTGGActgtcaaattttgaaatgactCAAGAAGATGAAGAAAAGGCGAAAAATTTATACCAAAGTTACGTAGCTGAGAAAaggtcaaaaatttatcagaataaTCACGCGGCGGAACAAAAAGTAATGACAGTTGAGCACGTGTGTGTGGACTCGTCAGTTATGTCAAGAACTGATGTCAAAaatcaaagtaaaaatattattgaaatgtATTCAAGAGCcgactaa
- the LOC103572654 gene encoding locomotion-related protein Hikaru genki, whose product MTVNFHPLWFIIFMLPGFICPGDAKQDDSNNLDCKLEGLHPFLIITYKNVTISADKIRIPHSERVIVRCRELGRYKLVGDPFLQCRNGEWNNKPPSCLPTTSISNYSENAPPTILFGLPTGSAAIEPSGALAVFPGSILHLECLFARHMGNPEWTWTSTFRQYLTGWAIAASEKDWKYRLSIYYVKNQDSGVYTCSTPKGLTNSIRIHVIDLHCPTLTVAPPTIGRIQGTRMGHKAEFGCPDGYKLEGSRRLNCQYNGRWSSEVPRCDPILCPQINITNPRLQLLEYNNTVGGRASFDCMWGNNLIGEPTIICRDDGRWSAPPPHCLQIICRLPSMPKNGKVIEDRLTNSGKKRVRVKKVGSLLRFACLPSHQLIGEASIICMENGTWSHDPPQCEVRCPYPGDPPHGKIAPLKFWYKPEDTIQVTCSPGYVTPLEPVKRPTCRENGMWSGPPPPCRSYRDV is encoded by the exons ATGACAGTGAATTTCCACCCTCTATGGTTTATTATCTTCATGTTGCCGGGTTTCATCTGTCCTGGTGATGCTAAGCAAG atgatTCGAATAATTTGGATTGTAAATTAGAAGGATTACATCCTTTTCtcataattacatataaaaatgtaacaaTATCA GCAGACAAGATTAGAATTCCACATAGCGAACGTGTCATAGTGAGATGTCGAGAACTAGGGAGGTACAAACTTGTCGGTGATCCTTTTCTCCAATGTCGGAATGGAGAATGGAATAATAAGCCACCTTCTTGTTTACCAACAACTTCCATCTCTAATTACAGCG aaaatgcGCCACCAACAATTTTATTCGGATTACCAACAGGATCAGCGGCTATTGAACCTTCTGGAGCGTTAGCTGTCTTCCCAGGAAGTATTTTACATCTCGAGTGTTTATTTGCCAGACATATGGGTAACCCAGAATGGACGTGGACGTCGACATTTCGTCAATATCTCACGG gcTGGGCTATCGCAGCATCTGAAAAAGATTGGAAGTACAGATTGTCGATATACTACGTTAAAAATCAAGACTCTGGAGTTTATACATGTTCAACACCAAAAGGTTTGACTAATTCAATTCGCATACACGTTAtag atttacaTTGCCCTACATTGACAGTCGCTCCACCAACCATCGGAAGAATTCAAGGAACGAGGATGGGACATAAAGCGGAATTCGGATGTCCAGATGGTTACAAACTCGAAGGATCCCGACGTTTAAATTGTCAATATAATG gaagatgGTCAAGTGAAGTTCCACGTTGCGATCCGATACTTTGCCCGCAAATTAATATAACGAACCCCAGACTCCAATTATTGGAGTACAATAATACCGTTGGAGGGAGAGCATCTTTTGATTGTATGTGGGGTAATAATCTCATTGGTGAACCGACAATTATTTGCAGAGATGACGGCAGGTGGAGCGCACCCCCACCTCATTGTTTac aaataatttgcCGTCTGCCCTCAATGCCGAAGAATGGAAAAGTTATAGAAGATCGATTAACAAATTCAGGGAAGAAACGTGTTCGTGTAAAGAAAGTAGGATCTCTTTTGAGGTTCGCGTGTCTCCCGAGTCATCAACTGATTGGTGAAGCATCAATTATCTGCATGGAAAACGGAACGTGGTCACACGATCCGCCTCAAT gTGAAGTAAGATGTCCTTATCCAGGCGATCCACCTCATGGAAAAATAGCTCCATTGAAATTTTGGTACAAACCTGAAGATACTATTCAAGTAACTTGTTCACCTGGATATGTAACACCTCTTGAACCAGTTAAAAGGCCTACATGCCGAGAAAATGGGATGTGGAGTGGACCACCACCACCTTGCCGGTCTTATCGTGATgtatga